A single region of the Ancylobacter novellus DSM 506 genome encodes:
- a CDS encoding outer membrane protein assembly factor BamE, with the protein MAPIRVTLKGTPRARRAALPALMAAGVAAVGLSACSGDMPMATASMGLARQPTSFVSEQQRGYVISPGSLDQIPIGSSQEQVLLVLGTPSTIATVDGEVFYYISQKTKKVMFLRPEIIDQRVIAVYFDPKDKRVTRIADYGLKDGKIFDFVSRSTPTGGQEVSLIGQIFNATNFRPGM; encoded by the coding sequence ATGGCACCGATCCGCGTGACGCTAAAGGGAACGCCCCGCGCCCGCCGCGCCGCCCTGCCCGCGCTTATGGCCGCAGGAGTGGCGGCGGTCGGCCTTTCCGCCTGCTCGGGCGACATGCCGATGGCGACGGCGAGCATGGGCCTGGCGCGGCAGCCCACGAGCTTCGTCTCCGAGCAGCAGCGCGGCTATGTGATCTCGCCGGGCTCGCTCGACCAGATTCCCATCGGTTCCAGCCAGGAACAGGTGCTGCTGGTGCTGGGGACGCCCTCGACGATCGCGACCGTGGACGGCGAGGTGTTCTATTACATCTCGCAGAAGACCAAGAAGGTCATGTTCCTGCGGCCGGAGATCATCGACCAGCGGGTCATCGCGGTCTATTTCGACCCCAAGGACAAGCGCGTCACCCGCATCGCCGATTATGGCCTGAAGGACGGCAAGATCTTCGACTTCGTCAGCCGCTCGACGCCGACCGGCGGACAGGAAGTCTCGCTCATCGGCCAGATCTTCAACGCCACCAACTTCCGGCCGGGGATGTAA
- a CDS encoding ubiquinol-cytochrome C chaperone family protein, with translation MILRFFRRNDGNETIQRLYGAIVARSRDPAFYTDYNVPDSIEGRFEMILAHAFLLFHRLKSEDEDRRALGQRVFDAFCTDMDANLREMGVGDLTVPKKMKKVAKAFYGRIGAYEPPVDAGDAGALADAVLRNVYASKEEAALQARALATYMMEAAGALKDVPFATFAGGAFPLPSPAGATSNSTETMP, from the coding sequence ATGATTCTGCGCTTTTTCCGTCGGAACGACGGAAACGAGACCATTCAGCGGCTCTATGGCGCGATCGTGGCGCGATCGCGTGATCCGGCATTCTATACGGATTACAACGTGCCCGACAGCATCGAGGGTCGGTTCGAGATGATCCTCGCCCATGCCTTCCTGCTGTTTCATCGGCTGAAGAGCGAGGACGAGGATCGCCGCGCGCTCGGCCAGCGGGTGTTCGACGCCTTCTGCACCGATATGGACGCCAATCTGCGCGAGATGGGCGTGGGCGACCTCACCGTGCCCAAGAAGATGAAGAAGGTGGCGAAAGCCTTCTATGGCCGCATCGGCGCCTATGAGCCGCCGGTGGATGCGGGCGACGCCGGTGCCCTCGCCGACGCGGTGCTGCGCAACGTCTACGCCTCGAAGGAGGAGGCGGCGCTTCAAGCGCGGGCGCTGGCGACCTATATGATGGAGGCGGCCGGCGCGCTGAAGGATGTGCCCTTCGCGACCTTTGCGGGTGGCGCGTTCCCGCTGCCGTCGCCGGCCGGCGCCACCTCGAATTCAACGGAGACCATGCCATGA
- a CDS encoding YceD family protein produces MTDASPDTSPLSQPILVASLPDDGLTVKIAPDAQVRAALAEDFGIPGIPALTAQVTLVPGRKGSVHVTGHIDAVVTQTCVVTLEDFDAPVSEDIDLTFAPEDQLPEVRPGAEIDVTELDIPDPLVDGTVDVGAVVAEFLALGLDPYPRKPGAAFKGPDEPGPEQASPFAALSRLRGGGGEGAK; encoded by the coding sequence ATGACGGATGCTTCCCCGGACACCTCGCCCCTGTCCCAGCCCATCCTCGTGGCGAGCCTTCCGGACGACGGGCTGACCGTGAAGATCGCGCCCGACGCGCAGGTGCGGGCGGCGCTTGCGGAAGATTTCGGCATTCCCGGCATTCCCGCGCTCACCGCGCAGGTGACGCTGGTGCCGGGCCGAAAGGGCTCCGTGCATGTCACCGGCCATATCGATGCCGTGGTGACGCAAACCTGCGTGGTGACGCTGGAGGATTTCGACGCGCCGGTGTCGGAGGACATCGACCTCACCTTCGCCCCGGAGGACCAGCTGCCGGAGGTTCGCCCCGGCGCCGAGATCGACGTCACCGAGCTCGACATCCCCGATCCGCTGGTCGACGGGACCGTCGATGTCGGCGCCGTGGTGGCGGAGTTCCTCGCGCTGGGTCTCGATCCCTATCCCCGCAAGCCGGGTGCCGCGTTCAAGGGGCCAGACGAGCCGGGCCCGGAGCAGGCCTCGCCCTTCGCCGCCCTGTCGCGGCTGCGCGGAGGGGGTGGAGAGGGCGCGAAATAG
- the plsX gene encoding phosphate acyltransferase PlsX produces MSSTVRIALDVMGGDHGPDVVLPGAEIALTRHPDITYLLFGDAKRINEILARHPRLAATSRVVHTDVVVQMDDKPSQALRRGRRVSSMWKAIDAVHVGEADCAVSAGNTGALMAMAKVNLKTMAGISRPAIACLWPTAKGESVVLDVGASIGATAQHLVDMAVMGAAMARIVFDIERPTVGLLNIGVEEIKGVEEVKEAAAALREAEHAGLAYKGFVEGDDIGRGTVDVVVTEGFSGNIALKTAEGTAKQVADYLRGAINRSWMAKLGYLLARGAFHALREKLDPRKSNGGVFLGLNGVVIKSHGGTDAEGFASAVDIGYDMVRYRLLSRIEAGMNDRPQVGASAAADAVSDELQVSS; encoded by the coding sequence ATGTCCTCGACCGTCCGAATAGCGCTCGACGTCATGGGCGGTGATCACGGCCCGGACGTCGTCCTGCCGGGCGCGGAGATCGCGCTGACGCGGCACCCGGACATCACCTATCTCCTTTTCGGCGACGCCAAGCGGATCAACGAGATCCTCGCGCGCCACCCGCGCCTCGCCGCCACCAGCCGGGTGGTGCACACCGATGTGGTCGTGCAGATGGACGACAAGCCGAGCCAGGCGCTGCGGCGCGGCCGGCGCGTCTCCTCCATGTGGAAGGCGATCGACGCGGTGCATGTCGGCGAGGCCGACTGCGCCGTCTCCGCCGGAAATACCGGCGCGCTGATGGCCATGGCCAAGGTGAACCTCAAGACCATGGCGGGCATCAGCCGCCCGGCTATCGCCTGCCTTTGGCCGACCGCCAAGGGCGAGAGCGTGGTGCTCGACGTCGGCGCTTCCATCGGCGCCACCGCGCAGCATCTGGTCGATATGGCGGTGATGGGCGCGGCCATGGCGCGCATCGTCTTCGACATCGAGCGCCCGACCGTCGGCCTGCTCAATATCGGCGTCGAAGAGATCAAGGGCGTCGAGGAGGTCAAGGAAGCCGCCGCCGCCCTGCGCGAGGCGGAGCATGCCGGGCTCGCCTACAAAGGCTTCGTCGAGGGCGACGACATCGGCCGCGGCACTGTCGATGTGGTGGTGACCGAGGGCTTCTCCGGCAACATCGCGCTCAAGACCGCCGAGGGCACGGCCAAGCAGGTGGCGGACTATCTGCGCGGCGCCATCAACCGAAGCTGGATGGCGAAGCTCGGCTATCTGCTCGCCCGCGGCGCCTTCCACGCGTTGCGCGAGAAGCTCGACCCGCGCAAGTCCAATGGCGGCGTGTTCCTCGGCCTCAACGGCGTCGTCATCAAGAGCCATGGCGGCACCGATGCCGAAGGCTTCGCCTCGGCGGTCGACATCGGCTACGACATGGTCCGCTACAGGCTGCTGTCCCGCATCGAGGCGGGCATGAATGATCGTCCGCAGGTCGGCGCCAGCGCCGCCGCGGATGCGGTTTCCGACGAGTTGCAGGTTTCATCGTGA
- a CDS encoding beta-ketoacyl-ACP synthase III, with product MSAIRSVVRGVGAYLPARMLTNADLALMVDTSDEWIVQRTGIRTRHIAADNEVTSDLALAAARAALADAGLEPGDIDLIVLATSTPDNTFPATAVSVQAGLGITHGAAFDLQAVCSGFVFALATADNFLKSGAYKRCLVIGAETFSRILDWSDRTTCVLFGDGAGAMVLEAATDGADGRGVLTTHLRSDGRHKNKLYVDGGVSSTRSVGFLRMEGREVFRHAVGMITDVITDAFDATGESAQTIDWFVPHQANRRIIDASAVKLGIAPEKVVITVDQHGNTSAASIPLALAAAHADGRIKKGDLVLLEAMGGGFTWGSALIRW from the coding sequence GTGAGTGCTATCCGTTCCGTGGTGCGCGGCGTCGGCGCCTATCTGCCCGCGCGCATGCTGACCAATGCCGACCTCGCCTTGATGGTCGATACTTCCGACGAATGGATCGTCCAGCGCACCGGCATCCGCACGCGCCACATCGCCGCCGACAACGAGGTCACTTCCGATCTCGCGCTGGCGGCGGCCCGCGCGGCATTGGCCGATGCCGGGCTCGAGCCTGGTGACATCGACCTCATCGTGCTGGCCACCTCGACGCCGGACAACACCTTCCCGGCGACGGCGGTGAGCGTGCAGGCCGGCCTCGGCATCACCCATGGCGCCGCCTTCGACCTGCAGGCGGTGTGCTCGGGTTTCGTCTTCGCGCTGGCGACCGCCGACAACTTCCTGAAGTCCGGCGCCTACAAGCGCTGCCTCGTCATCGGCGCCGAGACCTTCTCGCGCATCCTCGACTGGTCGGACCGCACCACCTGCGTGCTGTTCGGTGACGGCGCCGGCGCGATGGTGCTGGAGGCGGCGACGGACGGCGCCGACGGGCGCGGCGTGCTCACCACCCATCTGCGCTCGGACGGTCGGCACAAGAACAAGCTCTATGTCGACGGCGGCGTCTCCTCGACCCGCAGCGTCGGTTTCCTGCGCATGGAAGGCCGGGAAGTGTTCCGCCATGCGGTCGGCATGATCACCGACGTGATCACGGACGCCTTCGACGCCACCGGCGAGAGCGCGCAGACGATCGACTGGTTCGTGCCGCACCAGGCCAACCGCCGCATCATCGACGCCAGTGCCGTCAAGCTCGGAATCGCGCCCGAGAAGGTGGTCATCACCGTCGACCAGCATGGCAACACGTCGGCCGCCTCCATCCCGCTGGCGCTGGCGGCAGCCCATGCCGACGGACGCATAAAGAAGGGCGATCTGGTGCTTCTGGAGGCCATGGGCGGCGGCTTCACCTGGGGATCGGCACTGATCCGCTGGTAA
- a CDS encoding integration host factor subunit alpha: MSGRTITRADLCEAVYQRVGLSRTESAALVETVLSEIADCVARGETVKLSSFGSFVVRQKGERIGRNPKTGEEVPIAPRRVMVFKPSNILKQQINGETPEA; encoded by the coding sequence ATGTCGGGTCGCACCATAACGCGCGCCGATCTGTGCGAAGCGGTTTATCAGCGCGTCGGTCTGTCGCGCACCGAATCGGCGGCTCTCGTCGAAACGGTGCTGTCGGAGATCGCTGACTGCGTCGCCCGGGGCGAGACGGTAAAGCTGTCCTCCTTCGGCTCCTTCGTGGTGCGCCAGAAGGGCGAGCGCATCGGCCGCAATCCGAAGACCGGCGAAGAGGTGCCGATCGCGCCGCGCCGGGTCATGGTGTTCAAGCCGTCGAACATCCTCAAGCAGCAAATCAACGGCGAAACGCCCGAAGCCTGA
- a CDS encoding MerR family transcriptional regulator — MEKGPDAFRTISEVADDLDLPQHVLRFWETRFPQIRPLKRGGGRRYYRPDDVELLRGIRHLLYGEGYTIRGVQRILKEEGPRYVQAIWRDAEADAREAEQIEAGEALRHEPADAGQRGAFSGILNLLPNRPREAEEPQARRARRRPDDEADYLELPLPDVEPQENPVRQEPRPEPPQHEPREGRQGFPFRAVAPEPVEDDRTDAADYVPERARPAMPFRPVDDGLPESPALSGDDRHRLQAALQELQDCQRILDAARDRED; from the coding sequence GTGGAGAAAGGCCCCGACGCCTTCCGCACGATCAGCGAGGTCGCCGATGATCTCGACCTGCCGCAGCATGTGCTGCGGTTCTGGGAGACGCGGTTCCCGCAGATCCGTCCGCTGAAGCGCGGCGGCGGCAGGCGCTATTATCGCCCCGACGACGTCGAGCTGCTGCGCGGCATCCGCCATCTGCTCTACGGGGAGGGCTACACCATCCGCGGCGTGCAGCGCATCCTCAAGGAGGAGGGCCCGCGCTACGTCCAGGCGATCTGGCGCGACGCCGAGGCGGACGCCCGCGAGGCCGAGCAGATCGAGGCCGGGGAGGCCCTGCGCCATGAGCCGGCAGATGCCGGTCAGCGGGGAGCGTTTAGCGGCATACTGAATCTGCTGCCGAACCGTCCGCGCGAGGCTGAGGAGCCGCAAGCCCGGCGCGCGCGTCGGCGGCCGGACGACGAGGCGGACTATCTCGAGCTGCCGCTGCCTGACGTGGAGCCGCAGGAAAACCCGGTGCGGCAGGAGCCGCGGCCGGAGCCTCCGCAACACGAGCCGCGCGAAGGGAGGCAGGGCTTTCCGTTCCGCGCCGTGGCGCCGGAGCCGGTGGAAGACGACCGTACGGATGCGGCCGATTACGTCCCCGAGCGCGCGCGCCCGGCGATGCCGTTCCGTCCGGTGGATGATGGTCTGCCGGAAAGCCCGGCGCTCAGCGGTGACGACCGCCATCGGCTGCAGGCGGCGCTGCAGGAGCTGCAGGACTGCCAGCGCATCCTCGATGCGGCGCGCGACCGGGAAGACTGA
- a CDS encoding septal ring lytic transglycosylase RlpA family protein encodes MGKVTGAALAAGIIFITGGNAAFADTKKSNYATTGMASYYGYSGRTANGERHTGQAMTAAHRNLPFNTRVRVTNKANGRSVVVRINDRGPFIRGRIIDVSTAAADQLGFRKRGVARVEIAVVD; translated from the coding sequence GTGGGAAAGGTCACCGGCGCGGCACTCGCGGCGGGGATTATCTTTATCACCGGCGGCAATGCTGCTTTCGCTGACACAAAGAAAAGCAATTACGCGACGACCGGCATGGCGTCGTATTACGGCTATAGCGGCCGCACCGCCAATGGCGAGCGGCACACCGGGCAGGCGATGACCGCCGCGCATCGCAATCTGCCCTTCAACACGCGGGTTCGCGTCACCAACAAGGCCAATGGCCGCTCGGTGGTGGTGCGGATCAACGATCGCGGGCCTTTCATCAGGGGCAGGATCATCGACGTGTCGACCGCCGCAGCGGACCAGCTCGGTTTCCGCAAGCGCGGCGTCGCCAGGGTCGAGATCGCGGTGGTCGACTGA